Proteins found in one Salminus brasiliensis chromosome 13, fSalBra1.hap2, whole genome shotgun sequence genomic segment:
- the cetp gene encoding cholesteryl ester transfer protein isoform X2, with the protein MTILYSTVCKYIWTVTPGLVLYSNTVNLQYLLYKLNCSLNLKMYTGFIINQSIDFEIESQIDLVINSKLYCGKGKVAADTSDCYLTFHKLNLLLQGDREPGWMKRVFTNFITFTMKLVVKGQICKEINKVANILADFIQETAEKFLSDGDIFVDIGVTSAPVITSNYVESYHKGLVTYNGLTSVINASRFNPDQLTENRSLYFWIGDDLMDPLMTAAYNDGRLIRNISGEELTGLFLTELSATRPELLSKWLSSEEPLLKAWSASVPHLWTTAQGTSVRAVAAVELFSGKQDIPALYFETEVQVVVRASYADKKLILNGTLGHISISKVSSSADFEMEKNLNAYLQEAVEKIGIPKVISYLEPGLTALMDRQGLNLFDLINPEVIPQEGYVLIQMDFGFPHHLLVEFLRKTLD; encoded by the exons ATGACCATTTTATACAGTACTGTCTGCAAatatatttggacagtgacacctGGTTTGGTTTTGTATTCCAACACAGTGAATTTGCAGTATCTACTGTATAAGCTGAACTGCAGTCTTAATCTGAAGATGTATACCGG GTTCATAATAAACCAGTCAATTGATTTCGAAATTGAGTCCCAGATTGATCTCGTCATCAATTCCAAGCTGT ACTGTGGAAAAGGCAAAGTGGCTGCAGACACTTCCGACTGCTACCTCACTTTCCACAAGTTGAATCTTCTACTACAGGGCGATCGAGA GCCTGGCTGGATGAAGAGAGTGTTCACAAATTTCATCACCTTCACAATGAAGCTGGTGGTAAAGGGGCAA ATCTGTAAGGAAATAAACAAGGTGGCAAACATACTGGCAGACTTCATACAGGAAACAGCAG AAAAGTTTCTGAGTGATGGGGACATCTTTGTGGATATTGGCGTGACCTCTGCACCAGTCATTACTTCCAATTACGTAGAGTCCTATCACAAG GGCCTAGTGACCTATAATGGCTTGACCTCAGTGATCAATGCATCCAGATTTAACCCAGACCAGCTCACGGAGAACCGTAGTCTTTACTTTTGGATTGGCGATGACCTTATGGACCCTCTGATGACCGCAGCCTACAACGATGGACGACTCATCCGCAACATTTCGGGAGAAGAACTTACA GGTCTGTTTTTGACAGAGCTATCTGCAACCAGGCCAGAGTTACTGAGCAAG TGGCTGTCTTCTGAGGAGCCGTTGTTGAAAGCGTGGAGTGCCTCAGTACCTCATCTCTGGACGACCGCTCAGGGTACATCGGTCAGAGCTGTTGCTGCAGTGGAGCTCTTCTCTGGCAAACAGGACATTCCTGCACTTTACTTTGAGACG GAGGTGCAGGTCGTGGTGAGAGCCTCCTACGCTGATAAGAAGCTCATCCTGAATGGCACACTGGGGCA TATATCCATATCAAAGGTTTCCTCCTCCGCAGATTTTGAG ATGGAGAAGAACTTAAATGCTTATCTTCAGGAGGCCGTAGAAAAGATTGGCATCCCCAAAGTCATCTcct ACCTAGAGCCAGGATTAACTGCTCTGATGGACCGGCAAGGGCTCAATCTCTTTGACCTCATTAATCCAGAAGTAATACCTCAAGAG GGTTACGTTTTAATACAGATGGACTTCGGTTTTCCTCACCATCTGCTGGTGGAGTTCCTCAGGAAGACTCTGGACTGA
- the cetp gene encoding cholesteryl ester transfer protein isoform X1, protein MDRNIAAFGLGLLLLFCFVGVGHSCLDPASAYRFTGAVCRLTYPAAVVLNEKTTEVIKAAFQHAKYPSIEGEKSIPFAGTLEYALHNLEIYNLSIGQSEFELRENEGIGINIANVSAVFKGTLKYSYKSLLFIINQSIDFEIESQIDLVINSKLYCGKGKVAADTSDCYLTFHKLNLLLQGDREPGWMKRVFTNFITFTMKLVVKGQICKEINKVANILADFIQETAEKFLSDGDIFVDIGVTSAPVITSNYVESYHKGLVTYNGLTSVINASRFNPDQLTENRSLYFWIGDDLMDPLMTAAYNDGRLIRNISGEELTGLFLTELSATRPELLSKWLSSEEPLLKAWSASVPHLWTTAQGTSVRAVAAVELFSGKQDIPALYFETEVQVVVRASYADKKLILNGTLGHISISKVSSSADFEMEKNLNAYLQEAVEKIGIPKVISYLEPGLTALMDRQGLNLFDLINPEVIPQEGYVLIQMDFGFPHHLLVEFLRKTLD, encoded by the exons ATGGACAGGAACATAGCAGCGTTTGGCCTTGGACTGTTGCTGCTCTTCTGCTTTGTTGGAGTGGGGCACTCATGCCTGGATCCTGCTTCGGCCTATAGGTTCACCGGAGCTGTGTGCAGGCTAACCTACCCTGCTGCTGTGGTCT TAAACGAGAAGACCACCGAAGTAATCAAGGCTGCTTTCCAGCACGCAAAATATCCCAGCATTGAGGGAGAGAAGTCCATTCCATTCGCGGGGACGCTGGAATATGCATTGCACAA CTTGGAAATCTACAACCTGTCTATCGGTCAGAGTGAGTTTGAGCTGCGGGAGAATGAAGGCATAGGGATCAACATTGCCAatgtttctgctgttttcaAGGGAACCCTCAAATACTCTTACAAGAGTCTTCt GTTCATAATAAACCAGTCAATTGATTTCGAAATTGAGTCCCAGATTGATCTCGTCATCAATTCCAAGCTGT ACTGTGGAAAAGGCAAAGTGGCTGCAGACACTTCCGACTGCTACCTCACTTTCCACAAGTTGAATCTTCTACTACAGGGCGATCGAGA GCCTGGCTGGATGAAGAGAGTGTTCACAAATTTCATCACCTTCACAATGAAGCTGGTGGTAAAGGGGCAA ATCTGTAAGGAAATAAACAAGGTGGCAAACATACTGGCAGACTTCATACAGGAAACAGCAG AAAAGTTTCTGAGTGATGGGGACATCTTTGTGGATATTGGCGTGACCTCTGCACCAGTCATTACTTCCAATTACGTAGAGTCCTATCACAAG GGCCTAGTGACCTATAATGGCTTGACCTCAGTGATCAATGCATCCAGATTTAACCCAGACCAGCTCACGGAGAACCGTAGTCTTTACTTTTGGATTGGCGATGACCTTATGGACCCTCTGATGACCGCAGCCTACAACGATGGACGACTCATCCGCAACATTTCGGGAGAAGAACTTACA GGTCTGTTTTTGACAGAGCTATCTGCAACCAGGCCAGAGTTACTGAGCAAG TGGCTGTCTTCTGAGGAGCCGTTGTTGAAAGCGTGGAGTGCCTCAGTACCTCATCTCTGGACGACCGCTCAGGGTACATCGGTCAGAGCTGTTGCTGCAGTGGAGCTCTTCTCTGGCAAACAGGACATTCCTGCACTTTACTTTGAGACG GAGGTGCAGGTCGTGGTGAGAGCCTCCTACGCTGATAAGAAGCTCATCCTGAATGGCACACTGGGGCA TATATCCATATCAAAGGTTTCCTCCTCCGCAGATTTTGAG ATGGAGAAGAACTTAAATGCTTATCTTCAGGAGGCCGTAGAAAAGATTGGCATCCCCAAAGTCATCTcct ACCTAGAGCCAGGATTAACTGCTCTGATGGACCGGCAAGGGCTCAATCTCTTTGACCTCATTAATCCAGAAGTAATACCTCAAGAG GGTTACGTTTTAATACAGATGGACTTCGGTTTTCCTCACCATCTGCTGGTGGAGTTCCTCAGGAAGACTCTGGACTGA
- the herpud1 gene encoding homocysteine-responsive endoplasmic reticulum-resident ubiquitin-like domain member 1 protein yields MEDSTVSEKSQISLLIKTPNQVHGDQLIEGVNISWTVKDLKTHLTSVYPSNPAEKDQRLIYSGKLLLDHLHIRDVFRQTDTVPIIHLVCAFKPQPGTQLGARPKVKPAEQQPSPASTPTPARQSTNSAAPAPSVPTVPSTSGLRQRGHPAPAVTDAAWPATGAGTSTSAPRPAAMNHPAFPTYSLYSPQQLLWLQHMYARQYYMQYQAAMAAATTPVAPPPPSPLPVAPHQAAVPAPLPNQGPIDNLPANQNAPDPAFINPEGANQNLRMNAQGGPVMEDEDDMERDWLDWVYTVCRFAVFLSIVYFYSNLSRFILVMSSLLLMYLHTAGWFPFRHRAQARAPNQPAPEVIQNQQNLNQNEEDQPEPVAAPAEAENSEAEEEAVVQPSMTAVPVSPVRPPILWTAWIFFKAFFASLIPEAPQGVAN; encoded by the exons ATGGAGGACTCGACTGTTTCAGAGAAAAGCCAGATTTCTCTTTTGATTAAGACGCCCAATCAGGTTCATGGCGATCAGTTGATCGAGGGCGTAAACATCAGCTGGACGGTAAAGGATCTGAAAACTCATCTGACAAGCGTTTATCCATCCAACCCG GCTGAGAAAGACCAGAGACTTATCTATTCAGGGAAGCTACTTCTAGACCACCTGCATATCAGAGATGTTTTCAGACAG ACGGACACCGTACCCATTATTCACCTCGTTTGTGCTTTTAAACCCCAGCCTGGTACTCAGCTGGGTGCAAGACCCAAG GTCAAACCAGCAGAGCAGCAGCCCTCTCCGGCTTCAACTCCGACTCCCGCTCGGCAGAGCACAAACTCTGCCGCTCCGGCACCATCTGTGCCTACTGTGCCCTCCACCAGTGGCCTCAGACAGCGGGGTCACCCCGCCCCTGCTGTGACCGATGCAGCATGGCCTGCCACAGGCGCTGGCACGAGCACATCCGC GCCAAGACCAGCAGCAATGAACCATCCAGCATTCCCTACATACTCCCTCTACAGTCCACAGCAACTTCTGTGGCTGCAGCATATGTATGCTCGCCAGTACTATATGCAGTA CCAAGCTGCCATGGCTGCCGCCACTACTCCTGTggcccctcctcctccttctccacttCCTGTTGCTCCACATCAAGCTGCTGTACCTGCACCTCTTCCCAATCAGGGCCCAATTGACAActtgccagccaatcagaatgccCCAGACCCTGCCTTTATCAACCCTGAAGGGGCCAATCAGAATCTGCGGATGAACGCTCAAGGCGGGCCTGTAATGGAAGATGAGGATGATATGGAGCGGGATTGGCTGGATTGGGTGTACACCGTCTGCCGCTTTGCAGTGTTCCTGAGCATCGTCTACTTCTATTCCAACCTGAGTCGCTTCATCCTCGTGATGAGCAGTCTGCTCCTTATGTACCT GCACACTGCAGGGTGGTTCCCTTTTAGACACAGGGCTCAGGCCAGGGCTCCAAACCAGCCTGCACCAGAGGTCATTCAAAATCAGCAGAACCTGAATCAGAACGAAGAGGATCAACCAGAGCCG GTGGCAGCCCCTGCTGAAGCCGAGAACAGTGAGGCAGAGGAGGAAGCTGTTGTTCAGCCCTCTATGACTGCAGTTCCTGTGTCCCCAGTTAGACCTCCCATTCTCTGGACAGCCTGGATCTTTTTTAAAGCCTTCTTTGCCTCTTTAATCCCTGAGGCTCCTCAGGGCGTAGCCAACTGA